The sequence below is a genomic window from Candidatus Woesearchaeota archaeon.
TGGACACACTATTATAATTTTGAGAGAATACATCAATCTCTCAATTATGAGACACCCGCACATATATATTTAGGTGTAAACTCAATATAGGATAGAACAATAAATTTTAGAACGTTAGGTTTATAAAGGGTTAATTTATTCTAAATCTAGTTCTGTGGGGGTAGCAAAGTCTGGTCAAATGAAGCGAGGCTTCAAATGTCAGAAACTACGTTTCAGACCAAATGCGCAGGACTTAAGCAGCTTATGGACACTGGGGTCTTAGGCCTTGGATATCCTGTCCTTTAGTAGGTTCAAGGGTTCGAATAGACTTACTGGCGTTCGTAGATTTTGAATTCAGTGTCTTTGAAATTCCCTTCCCCCACATTTACTTTTTTATTCAATATAGTAAATGGGTTGCCTCAGTGGCTTAGTGATATTGCGTAAACTTTTACAAAAAGTTTAATCAAAAGATGGCGAGCTATGCTCACCTAAAAAAAGAAATAAATCCGCCTCAGTGGCTTAGTGGTATAGCGCGGCCTTGGTATATTTAGAAATATCCAAATAGGCCGAGGTCGAGGGTTCAATTCCCTCCTGAGGCTTTTACATTCAGAGTTCAATGCCTCTCCGAGGCTTTTATAAAACAAATAGTAATGGGGTTTGGATCCCATTCATTTTTTCAATTGGGTCTTTATTATTCAATATTCTTTTTTTCAAATACTTTATTATCCAAAACTCTATTTTCCAAGATGTGAATATTATTAAATGTTCAATTTTTTATATTATTATGGCAACAAATATGGGAGAAGATAGGCTTATTAAAAATCTTATAGAAGTATTAAGAGAAGAATTTAAAAAAGTAAATGTATCTATTAATATGGTTGAATTTGTTAGTGGTTGTCCTGAATATTTAACTTATAGGGTAAATTTTGAACATGGTTTAGGAAACCCCCTGAAAAGTGAATCTATTTTAGTTGAAACTTTAATGGGGGAGGATTACCCTTATTCAATTGATAATACACTTACCAAATATGGGAAAAACTATAATGATGAATTAGAAGATTATGGATACATGATTTTTGATGCTTATAGATGATGTTTATAGTTATTCTTAATATACCGTTTAATCTTAATTGGGCGGATTAGAACAGTGAAATTTTAGAAAAATAAAAGTATATTTTATTTTTGGGGAGTTAGATCATTATTAGTCTTATTGCCAGTTTGTGTATAAACATTTATTATTTTAGTGGTCTAAATCCCGCAGTTTGATATGGTTGGAATTTTTATTATAACAAATGACTCGTTTAATTTATGTTTAGATATTGTATTTGAATTCAGAAATATTATTAGCGAAACTTAAATTTTGTAAATAATTTAAAGACTTAATCATTGCATAAAAATGCTATATATTCCAAATATCATTTATGGGGGAAGATATACCTTAGGTTTATCACAACCAATAAATATCTACTATCCTGAATTAGGTTTACACTTTTTTTATTTGTGCAACAAAATATAAGCGAGGTTGCCAATGATAAAGAAAATGTATGTTAATAATAGCAATAAACTGAGTAAATCTGAAAGATTTACGATTATCCAATGCTGGAACAATGGATGGAAAACAACCAGAATCGCTTTGCGATTCTCTGTTTCCAGAACTACAATCTACAAAATAATTAGTAGATACAAATCAGATGGAGTATTTGGCCTTCAAGACCACCTTCCGGGCAAATTGAGAATTCCATTAAATCCCAATTTCTATGCTAATGTGGTCAATATAAGAGAAAAAACCGGCTGGGGAGCTTGTAGAATCGAAAGATATTTCAAAATAAAAGGTTTTTCAGTAAGTCATAATAAGATTAATCAAGTTATCCAATACGAAAATCTAACTAGAAAAAAATGGGCAAAAAAAGGAAACCTAAATATGTAAGCTATGAGGCAGATAACATTAATGACCAGTGGCATATTGATTGGAGTATTGATCCAATGTCCAAGAAAAAGTTGCTTGCAATTATAGATGATAAATCAAGATTTATCGTTTATGTAGGATTATTTGATGAAGCTACAGCAGAAAATTCTGCTGTAGGTTTGCAAAAAGCCATAAATACATATGGCGCGCCAAAGGAACTAATCAGCGATAATGGACTTCATTTCAAGAAATCACATAAAAATAAAGTACCCTGTGCACCATTAAAAATCGTCGAAGAAAAATATAGCGTAAAGCACATTTTTATTCGTCCATATTATCCACAAAGTAACGGTAAAATAGAGAGATGGTTTGGGTCATATAAAGGTGAATTTCCATTAATGAATCATCCAGATGTTAAGGATTTGCACACTTGGACACACTATTATAATTTTGAGAGAATACATCAATCTCTCAATTATGAGACACCCGCACATATATATTTAGGTGTAAACTCAATATAGGATACTTATATACTGGAGACTATACTTTTATTTTAGAATAACAGCGTGTAAGTACAATGTAGAGAGTGGCTGTTATAAATGGAGAAAATACAAAATGAGAGATTTTAACAAAGGAGGAGACCGTGGTGGTTTCCAAAACAGAGGCGGCTTTCAAAATAGGAGTTTTGATGGTCCAAGAGAAATGCATAAAGCAACATGTTCAGAATGTGGTAAAGAGTGCGAAGTGCCTTTTAAACCTACTGAAGGAAAACCGGTTTTTTGCAGAGAATGTTTTCAAAAGAAAAGACCTAAAAGATTTTAATTATTGATAGTTAAAATTCTTAGAAATTTAATTTATTTTTTATTTATTTTTTAGGCGCAAGACACATTAACCGATTTAAGGTTTTTTTGTGTCATCTTTGCCTAATAATCCCCCGTGATAATTACTGATGTATGGATTGGCATTGCCTTCTATAGTGTAAGAGATTAAATTTGCTATTCTTGAACCAAGTTCCAATGTGAAAGGCTTATTTGTTAGGTTGATTAAACCAGCAGTAAGTTCACCTGAATATCCTGGATCTACCAGCCCTGATAATAAAAGCAATCCTGACCTAAACAATGTTGTTCTGGAAATTATGATGCAAGCGATTTCTTTAGGGAGATTTACTTTTTCAATTGTTTTTACAATATAGTATTCATTTGGATAAAGAGTTACTTTAGCAGGGTTATTTTCTTCGTATTTTCCTAGTAAATGTGTTGAGGGTGTTTTAGTTTCATCAATAAATAAAAATCCTTTTCCAGTAAATTTATGTATTTCCCCAATTCTCAAGTCAAATGAAACGCCGCCTTTTTTATTAAGCTCTTTTTCACTTATTTTTTCAATCAATTTTTGTTGAGTTACAAGTTCCTGGAGTTTATCAAAGCCGAGCATATTTATTTAATTTTGTCAGATGTTATTAATATTTGTGTCCAAAGATATATAAATTCTAAAATTAATAATCTTATAAAATGAAACGTGAACATTGGTCATCAACATTAGCATTCATATTTGTAGCAGCAGGTTCAGCTGTTGGTTTAGGCAATGTTTGGAGATTTTCGTATATTGTTGGTCAAAACGGCGGCGGCGCTTTTTTGATACCTTATACATTATCTGTAATTTTAGTTGGAATTCCTATCATGTTATTAGAGTTGGGGATTGGTCGGTATTATGGTGGGGGTATAATCTCAAGTTTAGCCAAAATAAAACAATATAGATGGTTAAAATATCTTGGTTATGTACCTGTTATAATTGTTTTTTGCATATTAAGTTATTATGCCGTTATAATGGGCTGGACTTTAGCATATACTGTTTTTTCATTAATTGGTATTGAAATTATATTTACACAATTTTCAGCAGGATATTTACCGCTATTATTCTTGTTTATCGTGATTATTATTATTATGTTCATTCTTCAAAAAGGCATTAAAAATGGTATTGAAAAAACGTGTATAGTTTTGATGCCGCTATTGTTCATATTTTTATTTTTATTAATATTAAAAAGCGTTACATTGCCAAATGCAATGGATGGCATAAAATATTTTTTAACTCCTGATTTATCAGTTTTGTTTAATTTGAATATTTGGTTAATTGCAATTGGACAAACTTTATTTTCTTTATCTGCTGGCGCAGCTATTCTGATCACTTATGGTTCATACATGTCCCGGAAAGAAGAAATTGTGGGTTCAACAGTTATTGTTGCATTGACTGATACAATTTTTGCATTAATGGCTGGTTTTGCTATTTTTCCAATGATATCGTCATTCAATTTAGACTCTACTGCAGGTCCAGAACTTGCTTTTATTACATTACCTAAAGTCTTTGCATTGTTACCATTTGGTAATTTATTTGCAACTTTATTTTTTTTAATATTGTTTTTTGGTGCATTAACCTCAGCCATTTCATTATTGGAAGTAGTTATTACGGCAATTTCAGATGAATTTGGTTATTCAAGAAACAAATTAATTTTAAGTTTTGGTGCCTTAACTTTTTTATTAGGGATACCTTCTGCTTTAAGTTATACTAGTTTGGCCATTTATATATTTGAAATGCGTTTTTTAGATTTTATGGATACTTTATTTGGTACAATACTTTTACCAGTAAGCGCATTAATTATCATTATAGGTTTTGTGTGGTTTAATCATAAAGATAAAATATTGGCGGAAATAAATAAAGGTACATCGTTCAAGATAGGCAAATATATGTTCAGTCTTTGGAAATATGTGATTCCAGTTGTTCTTATTGTTCTGCTGGTTGACTTGATTGTGTCTATTTTTTGAAGCTTAATTACTACTAATTTATTTGTTGATAATTACGTTTCATTTTGCAAAAGCATCACAGTAAAACGTAACATATTTAAGCAGCATATAATCTTATCAATAATATGGATTACAAAGTAAAAAGCGTATTAGTGTGCAGGAAAAAAGATCCTTTGGCAGATGTTGAGGGAGATATGCCATATATGGTGGAGATTAAATTGTTTAATGTTAATGATCCTCATAAAACAATTGAGGTGCCATTTTTACATTTAGAGTATAATAATGTAATGAGTGTAGTGTTTAAAGGGTTAGAAGTTAAGTATCTTCCCCGGGGATCTGATTTAGTTCTTAATGACTTGGAAAAAGTTTCAATTAGCAAAGTTCGTTCTAAAGTGCACAATAATTATAAGATTGTAATTGAGTGAGTTTTACCCTCGTTTGTTTTTGGTCAAGCTCACAAGAAATGCCAAAACCTTTCTGTGTCCTGAACTAAGTTCAGGGGTTTTTTAAAAAAGGTTGGTGCATATTGCTTATAAGACATTGATTGAGTAATTTAAATTATTAATTAAAAAAATTATAGAAAATATCTATTTTCTTTTTTTAAATGCAAATACTAGCGCGCCCAATACAATTATAGCACCTAAAACATAAATTAGCATGTCTATTGGGCTAATATCTCTAAGCGCCCCTATTACTGCACCTGTGATTGAATTACCATTATTTTGACTTGTACTTGCTTCTGTGTTTTCATTATTATTTAATATTCCTGTTAATATTTGCGCATATAAGTTAACGCTGTTTTCATTAACTGTGTTTATTCTTACTTGTAAATCATTAATACCATCTTCATTTAAATCAAATCTTTTAATATCTCCTGAACTTAATTTTGCTAATTGCGGAGTACTTTGCACTACTAATGTAACAGAATCTTTACTTAATTCTATGATTTTTATTGTGTGTGATTCAGAACCAAAATTAAAGTTTAAATTATCCCCTACTGATAAGCTAGTGTCAAAACCATTGATTAGCTGTGCTTCACTTAAGCTGATGATTTTAGTTTCATCTTTATTTTTATTTTCTGTTAAAGCAGTTTCATCATTTAATATTGTTCCAATAGTTGAAACGCCTAAACCACTTCCTACAGAATTAGTTGTAGCTTGGATTTCTATAGTTATTGATAATGGATTTTTGTTTAAATATGTAAATTTAATATCATTATTTTCAAGACCGGCGATTCCTGATTCTATGCTATGGGTTCCGGCTGATAATTTCGTTTTATCAACTTTAAAATAGATTATTACTTCTCCGTCTGTTGATACATCGGTTGTATAACCATTGTATCCATATCCATAATTATACCCATAGCCATATGTGTTCCATACTGTGTTAACTGTTTGATAAGAATTTCCATATCCATAACCATAGCCGTATCCATAAGTGTTTGAATATACAGCTTTATTTTCTATACTCGTAATTGTTACTGAATCACATTTAGCGCTTGCATTTGATAATGGTGATTCACTTAAATCATTGATTTTGAAATAACAGTTTTCACCATCTATTTTAACATTAACTAATTCTAATGGTATTTGATCATTTGTGTGGATATCTACTATAGTTTTATAATTTACAATGTTTCCAGAAACAGATTCTTGTATTAATCCTACTGATACTGCACTTGCTGGACCAGCTAATAATAATATCCCTATAATAAAAATAGTAAATATTGTTGAATATCCATTTTTTGATAGTCTTTTTTGTTTAAACATTTTAGGATTAATTAGTTTTTAATGCTATTCTTATTTACTTTAAATGCTAGTATTTAAAGGTTGCGGAATAGTTGATTTTATTTACATTGAATGATTTAAAAATCAGTTAAAGATGAAAACGAACCGGGTGCATTTGTAAAGGCAATGGTATTGTGGAATAATCTGCAGGCACAACGAATCTTTGGAAATGTAAATATTACTGTTTAATTATTAAAAATCCAATTATCTCATTTTACAGATACTTTTATAAACTCTTATTTTCCGCAATATATATTACAATGGTTAAATTAATTGTAATGATTCCGGCATTTAATGAAGAGGGCGTGATAGCTAACGTTATCAGAAATATTCCGCGAAATGTTAGTTCTATAAAATCGGTAGAAGTTCTTGTAATGGATGATAAATCTACTGATAATACTGTTAAAGTATCTAAAAATGCTGGGGCTGATTATGTAATAACCAATGAAGTCAATCAAGGACTTGGTCAGAATTTTAAAAAAGGCATTAATCACGCATTAAGGCTTGGTGCTGATATCATTGTTAATATTGATGCAGATGGTCAATTTAATTCTAAGGACATACCTAAACTGATTCAACCAATATTAAATAAAGAAGCTGATGTAGTTACTTGTTCAAGATTCATAGATCCATCAATTGTAAAGAATATGCCTTTTAGGCGAAAAATTGGCAATTTATTATTTGCTAATATTATTAATAGGATTACTGGGCGTTCTTTAACTGATGTTTCATGCGGATTTAGGGCATATTCACGTGAAGCTGCACTTAGATTAAACTTATTTGGCAGTTTTACATACACACATGAATCAATAATTGATTTAACTAATAAAAATATGAGGATTAGTGAAATTGCTTTGCCTGTTGTTTATTTTGAAGAACGCAGGTCACTTATATCTGGAAATTTAATTAGTTATGGAGTTAGAAGTTTGAACATTATGATTCGGGCTACAAGGGACACACAGCCTTTATCTTTCTTTGGACGTCCTGCTTTGTTATTATTATTTATTGGTTTAATAGGTATTGCTTTTTCATTTGGTTATTGGTTAATATATCATGCAACAACTCCTGTTCGTTTCCTGTTTCAGGTTTCTGTATTCTTAGCGGTCTTTGGAATTAGTCTTGGAATACTTGCTTTACTTGCAGATATGCTAAAGACGATTAAAATGAATCAGGAAGAGATGATTTATAGAATGAAAAAGGGAGAGTATGGGGGATGAAACGGGTTTTTATAATTCAAAATACTCCATTAAATGAACCATTACCTCTTTCAATTTATTTAACTGGTTTACTTAGTAATTTCAAAAGTGATGATAAATTTGAAATTAATTTGATAGTTGCAAAATCAAAATCAATTTCTACAAATATTAAGAATATTTGTAATACAATTTTTCAAATAAAAAGTTCTACCTATTCTATAAAAGATAATATTAAATTTAGTTTGAAAGTTAGTTCAATTCTTAAAAAAGAGAATTTATTAAAAAAAATAGATATAGTACATTGTTTGTATCCTAATTCTTCATTGATGGGGGCTGTTTTGTTTAAGATATTGAATAATCGCAAGTTAAATCTGATTTATGATGTTAGAAGTCCATGGATTGATATGAGCATACAACGAGGATTTATTAATTCTTATTTTTCAGAAATATTTCGAAAGTTGGTATATCTCCAAGAAAAAATTTTATGTAAATGTGTAGATAAATTTATTTTCATTAGCGAAGGATTAAAAAAATATTATTCCCAAAACATTTCAATGAATAAATACCAAAAAGTTTTTATCAGTCCTTCAGGAGTTGATTTAAACTTATTTAAGAGAGTTAAAACAAATATTAGACAAAT
It includes:
- a CDS encoding glycosyltransferase; translated protein: MKRVFIIQNTPLNEPLPLSIYLTGLLSNFKSDDKFEINLIVAKSKSISTNIKNICNTIFQIKSSTYSIKDNIKFSLKVSSILKKENLLKKIDIVHCLYPNSSLMGAVLFKILNNRKLNLIYDVRSPWIDMSIQRGFINSYFSEIFRKLVYLQEKILCKCVDKFIFISEGLKKYYSQNISMNKYQKVFISPSGVDLNLFKRVKTNIRQIHGVKKDEVLIGSVGGIAKVRKLNEFLHLFKDLVTKNKKVKLMFVGGGDDLINLKQLTKKLNLESYVIFTGQVEHKEVPKYISAFDYGLSHIPNIFIYENSFPLKVLEYLACGVPVLASELKAHREISKQLKGIYVYRNSDDILGFIKTTRTLIRQDMSRWDWVYLANLYKNNWEFL
- a CDS encoding glycosyltransferase family 2 protein — its product is MVKLIVMIPAFNEEGVIANVIRNIPRNVSSIKSVEVLVMDDKSTDNTVKVSKNAGADYVITNEVNQGLGQNFKKGINHALRLGADIIVNIDADGQFNSKDIPKLIQPILNKEADVVTCSRFIDPSIVKNMPFRRKIGNLLFANIINRITGRSLTDVSCGFRAYSREAALRLNLFGSFTYTHESIIDLTNKNMRISEIALPVVYFEERRSLISGNLISYGVRSLNIMIRATRDTQPLSFFGRPALLLLFIGLIGIAFSFGYWLIYHATTPVRFLFQVSVFLAVFGISLGILALLADMLKTIKMNQEEMIYRMKKGEYGG
- a CDS encoding sodium-dependent transporter, with translation MKREHWSSTLAFIFVAAGSAVGLGNVWRFSYIVGQNGGGAFLIPYTLSVILVGIPIMLLELGIGRYYGGGIISSLAKIKQYRWLKYLGYVPVIIVFCILSYYAVIMGWTLAYTVFSLIGIEIIFTQFSAGYLPLLFLFIVIIIIMFILQKGIKNGIEKTCIVLMPLLFIFLFLLILKSVTLPNAMDGIKYFLTPDLSVLFNLNIWLIAIGQTLFSLSAGAAILITYGSYMSRKEEIVGSTVIVALTDTIFALMAGFAIFPMISSFNLDSTAGPELAFITLPKVFALLPFGNLFATLFFLILFFGALTSAISLLEVVITAISDEFGYSRNKLILSFGALTFLLGIPSALSYTSLAIYIFEMRFLDFMDTLFGTILLPVSALIIIIGFVWFNHKDKILAEINKGTSFKIGKYMFSLWKYVIPVVLIVLLVDLIVSIF
- a CDS encoding transposase translates to MGKKRKPKYVSYEADNINDQWHIDWSIDPMSKKKLLAIIDDKSRFIVYVGLFDEATAENSAVGLQKAINTYGAPKELISDNGLHFKKSHKNKVPCAPLKIVEEKYSVKHIFIRPYYPQSNGKIERWFGSYKGEFPLMNHPDVKDLHTWTHYYNFERIHQSLNYETPAHIYLGVNSI
- a CDS encoding helix-turn-helix domain-containing protein, producing the protein MIKKMYVNNSNKLSKSERFTIIQCWNNGWKTTRIALRFSVSRTTIYKIISRYKSDGVFGLQDHLPGKLRIPLNPNFYANVVNIREKTGWGACRIERYFKIKGFSVSHNKINQVIQYENLTRKKWAKKGNLNM
- a CDS encoding DNA-directed RNA polymerase, with translation MRDFNKGGDRGGFQNRGGFQNRSFDGPREMHKATCSECGKECEVPFKPTEGKPVFCRECFQKKRPKRF